The proteins below come from a single Mugil cephalus isolate CIBA_MC_2020 chromosome 7, CIBA_Mcephalus_1.1, whole genome shotgun sequence genomic window:
- the asic1c gene encoding acid-sensing ion channel 1C isoform X2, with product MVKASTSESIALGQHKSNDAQENTAQNAESSSVKATWKEITVDFIMRTKIHGLKFVFSPDKSKPQRVVWIMAFFLCVGLLCTWSWNRILYLMSYPAVTKIYMVWAHNMSFPAVTFCNKNVFRVSTLTQEDLYHSGYWMDLLYPNHTVITRSLSILKDSHKQGLLSLLDFDNYTPPPDYRVNTTEMMGRLGHQLEDMLLECKFRGETCTYKNFSTIYTRYGKCYTFNSGLDGNPLLTTLKGGTGNGLEIMLDIQQDEYLPVWGETDETSYEAGIKVQLHTQSEPPFLHELGFGVAPGFQTFVSTQEQRLQYLPPPWGDCKSTPIDSEYFSTYSITACRIDCETRYLLENCNCRMVHMPGTSTVCTPEQYKDCADPALDFLVEKDNDYCVCQTPCNMTRYGKELSMVKIPSKASAKYLAKKFNKTEQYIGENILVLDIFFEALNYEKIEQKKAYEIAGLLGDIGGQMGLFIGASVLTILEIFDYLYEVFKDKVLGYFIRKKRPQRCQSDNLEFPENQTSPGVTPNHAPRAPATHSGVTRTVSDSRRTCYLVTRL from the exons ATGGTTAAAGCGTCCACGTCCGAATCAATCGCCCTGGGGCAGCACAAGTCGAACGATGCCCAGGAGAACACCGCTCAAAACGCAGAGTCCAGCTCCGTGAAAGCAACATGGAAAGAGATCACagtggatttcattatgaggacCAAGATCCACGGTTTGAAGTTTGTCTTCTCTCCCGACAAGTCCAAACCGCAGCGAGTCGTCTGGATCATGGCCTTCTTCCTTTGCGTTGGTCTCCTCTGCACCTGGTCCTGGAATCGAATCCTCTACCTGATGTCCTACCCTGCCGTCACCAAGATCTACATGGTCTGGGCTCACAACATGTCCTTCCCAGCCGTCACGTTctgcaataaaaatgttttccgTGTGTCCACTCTGACCCAGGAGGACCTGTACCACAGCGGCTACTGGATGGACCTTTTGTATCCTAATCACACGGTGATAACGAGGAGCCTGTCCATCCTGAAAGACAGCCACAAGCAGGGTCTCCTCAGTCTGCTGGACTTCGACAACTACACCCCGCCCCCCGATTACCGTGTCAACACCACGGAGATGATGGGTCGCCTGGGCCACCAGCTAGAGGACATGCTGCTGGAGTGCAAGTTTCGCGGGGAAACCTGCACCTACAAAAACTTCAGCACT ATTTACACCCGCTACGGAAAATGCTACACCTTCAACTCGGGATTGGACGGCAACCCTTTGTTGACCACGTTAAAAGGTGGCACCGGCAACGGCCTGGAGATCATGTTGGACATTCAGCAGGACGAATACCTGCCTGTGTGGGGGGAGACAG ATGAGACGTCCTATGAGGCCGGCATAAAGGTGCAGCTTCACACTCAGTCAGAACCTCCGTTCCTCCACGAGCTGGGCTTCGGGGTCGCCCCCGGCTTCCAAACGTTCGTTTCCACCCAAGAGCAGAGG CTCCAGTACCTCCCACCGCCTTGGGGAGATTGCAAGTCTACCCCCATAGACTCTGAATACTTCTCCACATACAGCATCACCGCCTGCCGCATTGACTGTGAAACCCGGTACCTGCTGGAGAACTGCAACTGCAGGATGGTTCACATGCCCG GAACCTCAACAGTTTGCACACCTGAGCAGTATAAAGACTGTGCTGACCCAGCTTTAG ACTTTTTGGTAGAGAAAGACAACGATTACTGTGTCTGTCAGACCCCCTGCAACATGACTCGCTATGGCAAGGAGCTGTCCATGGTTAAGATCCCCAGTAAGGCATCTGCTAAATATCTGGCTaagaaattcaacaaaactGAGCAATATATTGG AGAAAATATACTGGTCTTGGACATCTTCTTTGAAGCTCTGAATTATGAGAAGATTGAGCAGAAGAAGGCCTATGAAATAGCGGGGCTTCTCG GTGACATTGGAGGTCAGATGGGGCTGTTCATCGGAGCCAGTGTTCTAACAATACTGGAAATATTCGACTACCTATATGAG GTGTTCAAGGATAAGGTTTTGGGTTACTTCATACGCAAGAAACGACCACAGCGTTGTCAGAGCGACAATCTG GAGTTTCCAGAGAACCAAACCAGCCCTGGTGTCACGCCTAATCATGCCCCCAG AGCACCTGCGACACACTCCGGAGTCACTCGGACAGTCTCGGATTCACGCCGAACATGTTACCTCGTCACCCGACTCTAG
- the asic1c gene encoding acid-sensing ion channel 1C isoform X4, translating to MVKASTSESIALGQHKSNDAQENTAQNAESSSVKATWKEITVDFIMRTKIHGLKFVFSPDKSKPQRVVWIMAFFLCVGLLCTWSWNRILYLMSYPAVTKIYMVWAHNMSFPAVTFCNKNVFRVSTLTQEDLYHSGYWMDLLYPNHTVITRSLSILKDSHKQGLLSLLDFDNYTPPPDYRVNTTEMMGRLGHQLEDMLLECKFRGETCTYKNFSTIYTRYGKCYTFNSGLDGNPLLTTLKGGTGNGLEIMLDIQQDEYLPVWGETDETSYEAGIKVQIHSQDEPPFIDQLGFGVAPGFQTFVSCQQQLLQYLPPPWGDCKSTPIDSEYFSTYSITACRIDCETRYLLENCNCRMVHMPGTSTVCTPEQYKDCADPALDFLVEKDNDYCVCQTPCNMTRYGKELSMVKIPSKASAKYLAKKFNKTEQYIGENILVLDIFFEALNYEKIEQKKAYEIAGLLGDIGGQMGLFIGASVLTILEIFDYLYEVFKDKVLGYFIRKKRPQRCQSDNLLGNNCKKNACSSPPNAIHEQHQ from the exons ATGGTTAAAGCGTCCACGTCCGAATCAATCGCCCTGGGGCAGCACAAGTCGAACGATGCCCAGGAGAACACCGCTCAAAACGCAGAGTCCAGCTCCGTGAAAGCAACATGGAAAGAGATCACagtggatttcattatgaggacCAAGATCCACGGTTTGAAGTTTGTCTTCTCTCCCGACAAGTCCAAACCGCAGCGAGTCGTCTGGATCATGGCCTTCTTCCTTTGCGTTGGTCTCCTCTGCACCTGGTCCTGGAATCGAATCCTCTACCTGATGTCCTACCCTGCCGTCACCAAGATCTACATGGTCTGGGCTCACAACATGTCCTTCCCAGCCGTCACGTTctgcaataaaaatgttttccgTGTGTCCACTCTGACCCAGGAGGACCTGTACCACAGCGGCTACTGGATGGACCTTTTGTATCCTAATCACACGGTGATAACGAGGAGCCTGTCCATCCTGAAAGACAGCCACAAGCAGGGTCTCCTCAGTCTGCTGGACTTCGACAACTACACCCCGCCCCCCGATTACCGTGTCAACACCACGGAGATGATGGGTCGCCTGGGCCACCAGCTAGAGGACATGCTGCTGGAGTGCAAGTTTCGCGGGGAAACCTGCACCTACAAAAACTTCAGCACT ATTTACACCCGCTACGGAAAATGCTACACCTTCAACTCGGGATTGGACGGCAACCCTTTGTTGACCACGTTAAAAGGTGGCACCGGCAACGGCCTGGAGATCATGTTGGACATTCAGCAGGACGAATACCTGCCTGTGTGGGGGGAGACAG ATGAGACCTCCTACGAAGCAGGCATCAAGGTTCAGATCCACAGCCAGGACGAGCCGCCCTTCATTGACCAACTGGGATTTGGTGTGGCCCCTGGTTTTCAAACTTTTGTGTCATGTCAGCAGCAACTG CTCCAGTACCTCCCACCGCCTTGGGGAGATTGCAAGTCTACCCCCATAGACTCTGAATACTTCTCCACATACAGCATCACCGCCTGCCGCATTGACTGTGAAACCCGGTACCTGCTGGAGAACTGCAACTGCAGGATGGTTCACATGCCCG GAACCTCAACAGTTTGCACACCTGAGCAGTATAAAGACTGTGCTGACCCAGCTTTAG ACTTTTTGGTAGAGAAAGACAACGATTACTGTGTCTGTCAGACCCCCTGCAACATGACTCGCTATGGCAAGGAGCTGTCCATGGTTAAGATCCCCAGTAAGGCATCTGCTAAATATCTGGCTaagaaattcaacaaaactGAGCAATATATTGG AGAAAATATACTGGTCTTGGACATCTTCTTTGAAGCTCTGAATTATGAGAAGATTGAGCAGAAGAAGGCCTATGAAATAGCGGGGCTTCTCG GTGACATTGGAGGTCAGATGGGGCTGTTCATCGGAGCCAGTGTTCTAACAATACTGGAAATATTCGACTACCTATATGAG GTGTTCAAGGATAAGGTTTTGGGTTACTTCATACGCAAGAAACGACCACAGCGTTGTCAGAGCGACAATCTG CTCGGGAACAACTGCAAGAAAAATGCCTGCTCCTCCCCTCCAAATGCTATTCATGAACAGCACCAGTGA
- the asic1c gene encoding acid-sensing ion channel 1C isoform X1, which translates to MVKASTSESIALGQHKSNDAQENTAQNAESSSVKATWKEITVDFIMRTKIHGLKFVFSPDKSKPQRVVWIMAFFLCVGLLCTWSWNRILYLMSYPAVTKIYMVWAHNMSFPAVTFCNKNVFRVSTLTQEDLYHSGYWMDLLYPNHTVITRSLSILKDSHKQGLLSLLDFDNYTPPPDYRVNTTEMMGRLGHQLEDMLLECKFRGETCTYKNFSTIYTRYGKCYTFNSGLDGNPLLTTLKGGTGNGLEIMLDIQQDEYLPVWGETDETSYEAGIKVQIHSQDEPPFIDQLGFGVAPGFQTFVSCQQQLLQYLPPPWGDCKSTPIDSEYFSTYSITACRIDCETRYLLENCNCRMVHMPGTSTVCTPEQYKDCADPALDFLVEKDNDYCVCQTPCNMTRYGKELSMVKIPSKASAKYLAKKFNKTEQYIGENILVLDIFFEALNYEKIEQKKAYEIAGLLGDIGGQMGLFIGASVLTILEIFDYLYEVFKDKVLGYFIRKKRPQRCQSDNLEFPENQTSPGVTPNHAPRAPATHSGVTRTVSDSRRTCYLVTRL; encoded by the exons ATGGTTAAAGCGTCCACGTCCGAATCAATCGCCCTGGGGCAGCACAAGTCGAACGATGCCCAGGAGAACACCGCTCAAAACGCAGAGTCCAGCTCCGTGAAAGCAACATGGAAAGAGATCACagtggatttcattatgaggacCAAGATCCACGGTTTGAAGTTTGTCTTCTCTCCCGACAAGTCCAAACCGCAGCGAGTCGTCTGGATCATGGCCTTCTTCCTTTGCGTTGGTCTCCTCTGCACCTGGTCCTGGAATCGAATCCTCTACCTGATGTCCTACCCTGCCGTCACCAAGATCTACATGGTCTGGGCTCACAACATGTCCTTCCCAGCCGTCACGTTctgcaataaaaatgttttccgTGTGTCCACTCTGACCCAGGAGGACCTGTACCACAGCGGCTACTGGATGGACCTTTTGTATCCTAATCACACGGTGATAACGAGGAGCCTGTCCATCCTGAAAGACAGCCACAAGCAGGGTCTCCTCAGTCTGCTGGACTTCGACAACTACACCCCGCCCCCCGATTACCGTGTCAACACCACGGAGATGATGGGTCGCCTGGGCCACCAGCTAGAGGACATGCTGCTGGAGTGCAAGTTTCGCGGGGAAACCTGCACCTACAAAAACTTCAGCACT ATTTACACCCGCTACGGAAAATGCTACACCTTCAACTCGGGATTGGACGGCAACCCTTTGTTGACCACGTTAAAAGGTGGCACCGGCAACGGCCTGGAGATCATGTTGGACATTCAGCAGGACGAATACCTGCCTGTGTGGGGGGAGACAG ATGAGACCTCCTACGAAGCAGGCATCAAGGTTCAGATCCACAGCCAGGACGAGCCGCCCTTCATTGACCAACTGGGATTTGGTGTGGCCCCTGGTTTTCAAACTTTTGTGTCATGTCAGCAGCAACTG CTCCAGTACCTCCCACCGCCTTGGGGAGATTGCAAGTCTACCCCCATAGACTCTGAATACTTCTCCACATACAGCATCACCGCCTGCCGCATTGACTGTGAAACCCGGTACCTGCTGGAGAACTGCAACTGCAGGATGGTTCACATGCCCG GAACCTCAACAGTTTGCACACCTGAGCAGTATAAAGACTGTGCTGACCCAGCTTTAG ACTTTTTGGTAGAGAAAGACAACGATTACTGTGTCTGTCAGACCCCCTGCAACATGACTCGCTATGGCAAGGAGCTGTCCATGGTTAAGATCCCCAGTAAGGCATCTGCTAAATATCTGGCTaagaaattcaacaaaactGAGCAATATATTGG AGAAAATATACTGGTCTTGGACATCTTCTTTGAAGCTCTGAATTATGAGAAGATTGAGCAGAAGAAGGCCTATGAAATAGCGGGGCTTCTCG GTGACATTGGAGGTCAGATGGGGCTGTTCATCGGAGCCAGTGTTCTAACAATACTGGAAATATTCGACTACCTATATGAG GTGTTCAAGGATAAGGTTTTGGGTTACTTCATACGCAAGAAACGACCACAGCGTTGTCAGAGCGACAATCTG GAGTTTCCAGAGAACCAAACCAGCCCTGGTGTCACGCCTAATCATGCCCCCAG AGCACCTGCGACACACTCCGGAGTCACTCGGACAGTCTCGGATTCACGCCGAACATGTTACCTCGTCACCCGACTCTAG
- the cdk5 gene encoding cyclin-dependent-like kinase 5, which translates to MQKYEKLEKIGEGTYGTVFKAKNRETHEIVALKRVRLDDDDEGVPSSALREICLLKELKHKNIVRLHDVLHSDKKLTLVFEYCDQDLKKYFDSCNGDLDPETVKSFMYQLLKGLAFCHSRNVLHRDLKPQNLLINRNGELKLADFGLARAFGIPVRCYSAEVVTLWYRPPDVLFGAKLYSTSIDMWSAGCIFAELANAGRPLFPGNDVDDQLKRIFRLLGTPTEEQWQTMTKLPDYKPYPMYPATTSLVNVVPKLSSTGRDLLQNLLKCNPVQRISAEEALQHPYFADFCPP; encoded by the exons ATGCAGAAATATGAGAAGCTTGAAAAAATCGGAGAGG GTACCTACGGGACCGTTTTCAAAGCCAAAAACAGAGAAACCCACGAAATTGTGGCTTTGAAGAGAGTGAGGCTGGACGACGACGATGAG GGGGTTCCAAGTTCTGCTCTGAGAGAAATCTGTCTTCTGAAGGAACTAAAGCATAAAAACATTGTCAG ACTACATGATGTTTTGCACAGTGACAAGAAGTTAACCTTGGTTTTTGAATACTGTGATCAG GATTTGAAGAAGTATTTTGACAGCTGCAATGGGGACCTTGATCCTGAAACTGTGAAG TCGTTCATGTACCAGCTGTTGAAAGGTCTCGCTTTCTGTCACAGTAGAAACGTTCTTCACAGAGATCTGAAGCCGCAGAATCTCCTCATCAACAGA AATGGGGAGTTGAAGCTGGCTGACTTCGGTTTGGCTCGCGCTTTTGGCATCCCTGTGAGGTGCTACTCAGCCGAG GTGGTGACACTATGGTACCGGCCTCCAGATGTGCTGTTTGGTGCTAAACTTTATTCTACCTCTATTGACATGTGGTCTGCAGGATGCATATTTGCAG AGCTGGCTAACGCTGGAAGGCCTTTATTCCCCGGCAACGACGTGGACGACCAGTTGAAAAGAATCTTCAG ATTGTTGGGTACACCAACCGAAGAACAGTGGCAGACGATGACAAAACTTCCAGATTACAAG CCATATCCTATGTATCCAGCCACCACCTCACTGGTGAATGTGGTCCCCAAACTAAGTAGCACAGGGCGGGATCTTCTCCAG AACCTGTTGAAATGTAATCCTGTCCAGAGGATCTCTGCAGAGGAAGCCTTGCAGCACCCTTACTTTGCAGATTTCTGCCCACCCTAA
- the asic1c gene encoding acid-sensing ion channel 1C isoform X3, whose translation MVKASTSESIALGQHKSNDAQENTAQNAESSSVKATWKEITVDFIMRTKIHGLKFVFSPDKSKPQRVVWIMAFFLCVGLLCTWSWNRILYLMSYPAVTKIYMVWAHNMSFPAVTFCNKNVFRVSTLTQEDLYHSGYWMDLLYPNHTVITRSLSILKDSHKQGLLSLLDFDNYTPPPDYRVNTTEMMGRLGHQLEDMLLECKFRGETCTYKNFSTIYTRYGKCYTFNSGLDGNPLLTTLKGGTGNGLEIMLDIQQDEYLPVWGETDETSYEAGIKVQIHSQDEPPFIDQLGFGVAPGFQTFVSCQQQLLQYLPPPWGDCKSTPIDSEYFSTYSITACRIDCETRYLLENCNCRMVHMPGTSTVCTPEQYKDCADPALDFLVEKDNDYCVCQTPCNMTRYGKELSMVKIPSKASAKYLAKKFNKTEQYIGENILVLDIFFEALNYEKIEQKKAYEIAGLLGDIGGQMGLFIGASVLTILEIFDYLYEVFKDKVLGYFIRKKRPQRCQSDNLSTCDTLRSHSDSLGFTPNMLPRHPTLGNFEEFAC comes from the exons ATGGTTAAAGCGTCCACGTCCGAATCAATCGCCCTGGGGCAGCACAAGTCGAACGATGCCCAGGAGAACACCGCTCAAAACGCAGAGTCCAGCTCCGTGAAAGCAACATGGAAAGAGATCACagtggatttcattatgaggacCAAGATCCACGGTTTGAAGTTTGTCTTCTCTCCCGACAAGTCCAAACCGCAGCGAGTCGTCTGGATCATGGCCTTCTTCCTTTGCGTTGGTCTCCTCTGCACCTGGTCCTGGAATCGAATCCTCTACCTGATGTCCTACCCTGCCGTCACCAAGATCTACATGGTCTGGGCTCACAACATGTCCTTCCCAGCCGTCACGTTctgcaataaaaatgttttccgTGTGTCCACTCTGACCCAGGAGGACCTGTACCACAGCGGCTACTGGATGGACCTTTTGTATCCTAATCACACGGTGATAACGAGGAGCCTGTCCATCCTGAAAGACAGCCACAAGCAGGGTCTCCTCAGTCTGCTGGACTTCGACAACTACACCCCGCCCCCCGATTACCGTGTCAACACCACGGAGATGATGGGTCGCCTGGGCCACCAGCTAGAGGACATGCTGCTGGAGTGCAAGTTTCGCGGGGAAACCTGCACCTACAAAAACTTCAGCACT ATTTACACCCGCTACGGAAAATGCTACACCTTCAACTCGGGATTGGACGGCAACCCTTTGTTGACCACGTTAAAAGGTGGCACCGGCAACGGCCTGGAGATCATGTTGGACATTCAGCAGGACGAATACCTGCCTGTGTGGGGGGAGACAG ATGAGACCTCCTACGAAGCAGGCATCAAGGTTCAGATCCACAGCCAGGACGAGCCGCCCTTCATTGACCAACTGGGATTTGGTGTGGCCCCTGGTTTTCAAACTTTTGTGTCATGTCAGCAGCAACTG CTCCAGTACCTCCCACCGCCTTGGGGAGATTGCAAGTCTACCCCCATAGACTCTGAATACTTCTCCACATACAGCATCACCGCCTGCCGCATTGACTGTGAAACCCGGTACCTGCTGGAGAACTGCAACTGCAGGATGGTTCACATGCCCG GAACCTCAACAGTTTGCACACCTGAGCAGTATAAAGACTGTGCTGACCCAGCTTTAG ACTTTTTGGTAGAGAAAGACAACGATTACTGTGTCTGTCAGACCCCCTGCAACATGACTCGCTATGGCAAGGAGCTGTCCATGGTTAAGATCCCCAGTAAGGCATCTGCTAAATATCTGGCTaagaaattcaacaaaactGAGCAATATATTGG AGAAAATATACTGGTCTTGGACATCTTCTTTGAAGCTCTGAATTATGAGAAGATTGAGCAGAAGAAGGCCTATGAAATAGCGGGGCTTCTCG GTGACATTGGAGGTCAGATGGGGCTGTTCATCGGAGCCAGTGTTCTAACAATACTGGAAATATTCGACTACCTATATGAG GTGTTCAAGGATAAGGTTTTGGGTTACTTCATACGCAAGAAACGACCACAGCGTTGTCAGAGCGACAATCTG AGCACCTGCGACACACTCCGGAGTCACTCGGACAGTCTCGGATTCACGCCGAACATGTTACCTCGTCACCCGACTCTAGGCAACTTTGAGGAGTTCGCCTGTTGA